A section of the Aythya fuligula isolate bAytFul2 chromosome 9, bAytFul2.pri, whole genome shotgun sequence genome encodes:
- the SAG gene encoding S-arrestin: MSCPESQKTGKNAGSPPKQVIFKKSSRDKALTIYLGKRDFVDNMGTVEPVDGVVLIDPTMLKGKQVYVTLTCAFRYGQEDIDIIGLTFRRDLYFSRVQLYPHADKPDSLTHLQESLLKKLGKNAYPFFFTFPDYLPCSVCLQPAPRDVDKSCGVDFEVKAFSTENVEERIHKRNSARLLIRKVQYAPEQPGPQPCAETTWQFFMSNKPLHLKACLSKEVYYHGEPIPVTITVTNSTEKTVKKIKVTVEQVANVVLYSSDYYTKVVAAEEAQEKVQPNSSLTKTLTVLPLLANNRQTREIALDGKLKDEDTNLASSTIIKDGIDKTVMGILVSYKVRVKLTVSGMLGDFTSSEVGTELPFRLMHPKPEEKNPAGKDGDAEMVFEEFARQQLKDMPDDEENKNVSSTDE; this comes from the exons ATGAGCTGCCCTGAGTCTCAAAAGACAGGGAAGAATGCTGGTTCCCCTCCAAAACAAGTTATCTTCAAAAAAAGCAGCCGTGACAAAGCT CTGACCATCTACCTGGGAAAGCGTGACTTTGTTGACAACATGGGGACTGTGGAACCTGTAG atgGTGTTGTATTGATAGATCCTACAATGCTCAAGGGGAAACAAG TGTATGTGACCCTGACCTGTGCTTTCCGGTATGGCCAGGAAGACATTGATATCATTGGCCTCACCTTCCGACGGGACCTGTACTTCTCTAGGGTCCAGCTGTACCCACATGCTGACAAGCCAGACTCTCTCACCCACTTGCAGGAATCCCTGTTAAAGAAGCTGGGGAAAAACGCCTATCcctttttctttaca TTCCCAGATTACCTGCCTTGTTCAGTCTGTTTGCAGCCTGCACCTCGTGATGTCGATAAG agctgtggggtGGACTTCGAGGTGAAAGCTTTCTCAACAGAGAATGTGGAAGAGAGAATTCATAAGAG gAACTCTGCACGCCTATTGATCCGAAAGGTGCAATATGCTCCAGAACAGCCAGGACCCCAACCTTGTGCAGAGACCACGTGGCAATTCTTCATGTCCAACAAGCCGTTACACTTGAAAGCTTGCCTCAGTAAAGAG GTGTACTACCATGGCGAGCCCATTCCAGTCACTATCACGGTCAccaacagcacagagaaaaccGTGAAGAAGATCAAAGTCACGG TGGAGCAGGTTGCCAATGTGGTTTTGTACTCCAGTGACTACTACACAAAAGTGGTAGCTGCTGAGGAAGCACA GGAGAAGGTGCAGCCAAACAGCAGCCTGACCAAGACACTGACAGTTTTGCCCTTGCTAGCAAATAACCGGCAGACCCGGGAAATAGCCTTGGATGGAAAGCTAAAGGATGAGGACACCAACTTGGCTTCTAGTACCAT TATTAAGGATGGAATAGACAAGACAGTGATGGGGATTCTCGTTTCCTACAAGGTCCGAGTGAAGCTCACTGTTTCAGG TATGCTGGGAGACTTCACCTCCAG TGAGGTGGGCACAGAGCTGCCATTCCGTCTCATGCACCCTAAACCTGAGGAAAAGAACCCAGCAG GGAAGGATGG tgaTGCAGAGATGGTATTTGAGGAGTTTGCTCGTCAACAGCTAAAAGATATGCCTGatgatgaagaaaacaagaacgTTTCCTCAACTGATGAGTGA